In Cryptomeria japonica unplaced genomic scaffold, Sugi_1.0 HiC_scaffold_82, whole genome shotgun sequence, the following are encoded in one genomic region:
- the LOC131864273 gene encoding agmatine hydroxycinnamoyltransferase 1-like, giving the protein MKVLRGEGVLIKPCAGKDHRELVELNNFDLIAHLMYVKLVYVFQAPTPSSEVLKEGLAKVLAEFREWAGRYTKETPSGCLGINLNDEGVLVIEAEADGTIVNAMPFDPSSFLLELVPPTSTVVNELLLLQFTRFTCGGLVIGLARHHHVADGKAATFFMNSWGKIVRGECILPPLHDRSLLKARDPPQPCFDHYESNTVNHEHSPILSTLTTKKFHFDAMFLQKLKSKVNGSDPSKKPYTTFEILVAHMWKCITKARGLDGDVKTKASIPVGGRRRLNPPLPEEYFGNVVYESFAQSIASEIINGSLEFISELIHKSVTKVDDNFIHSAIDFFEMRKSMLGPPSLNDRTDVLPVSWMKFPMHHFHFGVGGPVYVGPSLVLMEGLLILYDSCGKEGGVEVMVCLSKADMNVLEQNWFQV; this is encoded by the exons ATGAAAGTGTTGAGAGGCGAAGGTGTGTTGATCAAACCCTGTGCGGGTAAAGATCATCGTGAGCTTGTTGAGCTAAACAATTTTGATTTGATTGCACACCTAATGTACGTGAAGCTCGTGTATGTTTTCCAAGCTCCTACCCCGAGCTCAGAGGTGTTGAAGGAAGGACTGGCCAAAGTTCTGGCGGAGTTCAGAGAATGGGCAGGGAGATACACGAAAGAAACACCGAGTGGGTGCCTTGGCATCAATCTGAATGATGAGGGTGTGCTTGTCATAGAAGCCGAAGCAGATGGAACAATAGTAAATGCAATGCCCTTCGATCCCTCTTCATTCCTCCTTGAGTTGGTGCCACCCACATCCACCGTGGTCAATGAGCTCTTACTCCTGCAG TTTACTCGATTTACTTGTGGAGGGTTGGTGATAGGCCTAGCTCGTCATCATCATGTTGCAGACGGAAAAGCAGCTACTTTTTTCATGAACTCGTGGGGAAAAATTGTTAGAGGAGAGTGTATTCTACCTCCACTACATGACCGATCTCTATTAAAAGCAAGAGATCCTCCCCAGCCATGTTTTGATCATTATGAATCTAATACTGTAAACCATGAGCACTCTCCAATACTGTCCACTCTAACCACAAAAAAGTTTCATTTTGATGCAATGTTTTTACAGAAACTCAAGTCGAAGGTAAATGGATCTGATCCATCAAAAAAACCCTATACTACTTTTGAAATCCTTGTTGCCCATATGTGGAAATGTATTACAAAAGCTCGAGGCCTTGATGGGGATGTAAAAACAAAAGCTAGCATTCCCGTGGGTGGAAGAAGAAGGTTGAATCCTCCGTTGCCTGAAGAATACTTTGGTAATGTTGTCTATGAATCATTTGCTCAATCCATTGCATCAGAGATCATAAATGGGTCTTTAGAATTTATTTCAGAGTTGATACATAAGTCAGTTACCAAGGTTGATGATAATTTTATACATTCAGCGATTGATTTTTTTGAGATGAGGAAATCAATGTTAGGGCCACCGAGCCTTAATGATAGAACTGATGTATTGCCAGTAAGTTGGATGAAATTTCCTATGcatcattttcattttggagtGGGTGGCCCAGTGTATGTAGGTCCTTCATTAGTGCTGATGGAAGGCCttttaattttgtatgattcatgCGGTAAAGAGGGAGGCGTAGAAGTCATGGTTTGCTTGTCAAAAGCAGATATGAATGTACTTGAACAGAATTGGTTTCAAGTTTGA